A genomic stretch from Fuerstiella sp. includes:
- a CDS encoding SulP family inorganic anion transporter codes for MSTTTSSAKPAITPERQSTFKADFMASLVVFLVALPLCIGIAVAVGVSPARALITGIIGGLIVGLFSGSPLQVSGPAAGLFVIIADLLANSRTAFEGTSSLSGTELENAQIEYSLVVLGASVFLAGVLQIVAGRLRLGQWFRAVSPAVIKGMLAGIGILILVSQFHVMLDHEAMWNGAKARGAFQLIATAPEAVLKCFSSDTSQNHHLAAITGIVAIACFVGWPLVAPKSLKFLPAALIGILVATIVATATNLEVQKLVVPENMFKEVTLPSIAWSTLFTNPMVLTGAFVIALVASAETLLCATAVDQMHQGPRTKYDQELTAQGVGNVLCGVVGALPMTGVIVRSSANVTSGAKTRWSTVMHGMWLLIFVAAIPFVLTYIPRSALGALLVYTGFKLVKVEDIKSLWKTSHSEAWIYFATVGTIVATDLLKGVILGIVLSALKLLLRFSDIQVDVRPSKEDEQTTEMYIQGAATFVCLPKLAASLEKVPTGSNLRVYFDNLTYIDHACLDLLMNWARQHANFGGELIIDWDELAGRFTSEAPKEVVSNSDK; via the coding sequence ATGTCAACAACTACGTCTTCCGCAAAACCAGCCATCACTCCTGAACGTCAGTCCACGTTTAAAGCTGACTTCATGGCCTCGCTCGTCGTTTTTCTCGTCGCACTTCCGCTGTGCATCGGAATTGCCGTTGCGGTCGGCGTCAGTCCGGCACGAGCATTGATCACAGGAATCATTGGCGGTCTGATCGTCGGATTATTTTCAGGATCACCGCTCCAGGTCAGTGGCCCGGCCGCCGGACTGTTTGTCATCATTGCGGACCTGCTTGCCAACAGCCGTACGGCCTTTGAAGGGACATCCTCACTAAGCGGAACCGAACTTGAGAATGCTCAGATCGAGTACTCACTGGTCGTGCTGGGAGCAAGCGTCTTTTTGGCCGGTGTACTTCAGATTGTGGCGGGTCGGTTGCGGCTTGGACAGTGGTTTCGTGCCGTGTCTCCGGCCGTGATTAAAGGAATGCTGGCCGGAATTGGGATTCTGATTTTGGTCAGCCAATTCCATGTGATGCTGGACCACGAAGCCATGTGGAACGGCGCAAAGGCTCGCGGGGCGTTCCAGTTAATCGCAACGGCTCCCGAGGCCGTTTTGAAGTGTTTCTCTTCAGACACATCACAGAACCATCATCTGGCTGCAATCACCGGAATTGTCGCCATCGCCTGCTTTGTCGGCTGGCCGCTGGTTGCTCCTAAGTCGCTCAAATTTCTTCCGGCGGCTCTTATTGGGATTCTGGTCGCAACGATTGTCGCCACGGCTACAAACCTTGAAGTCCAGAAGCTCGTAGTTCCGGAGAACATGTTCAAGGAAGTCACATTACCATCGATCGCATGGAGCACATTGTTCACAAATCCAATGGTTCTGACAGGTGCGTTCGTGATTGCTCTGGTGGCGAGTGCAGAAACGTTGTTGTGTGCGACCGCAGTCGACCAGATGCACCAGGGGCCACGCACAAAATATGACCAGGAACTCACTGCTCAGGGGGTAGGAAACGTCCTGTGTGGCGTTGTCGGTGCCCTGCCAATGACGGGTGTGATTGTCCGAAGTAGTGCCAATGTCACCTCGGGTGCAAAGACCCGGTGGTCAACTGTGATGCACGGAATGTGGCTGCTTATTTTCGTCGCCGCGATTCCGTTTGTTCTGACGTACATCCCCCGATCTGCACTCGGTGCTTTGCTGGTGTACACGGGTTTCAAACTCGTGAAGGTCGAAGACATCAAATCGCTCTGGAAGACGAGTCACAGTGAGGCCTGGATTTACTTTGCAACCGTGGGCACGATTGTGGCGACCGACCTTCTGAAGGGAGTGATCCTTGGAATTGTACTCTCAGCCCTGAAACTGCTGCTCCGATTCTCAGATATCCAGGTGGACGTCCGTCCGTCAAAAGAAGACGAACAGACAACGGAGATGTATATCCAGGGGGCGGCAACCTTCGTCTGTCTTCCGAAACTAGCAGCGAGTCTGGAAAAAGTTCCGACCGGATCGAATCTTCGTGTCTACTTCGACAACCTGACCTATATCGATCACGCCTGTCTGGATCTGTTGATGAACTGGGCCCGGCAGCATGCCAACTTCGGGGGAGAACTGATTATTGACTGGGACGAACTGGCGGGACGGTTTACATCGGAAGCTCCAAAGGAAGTCGTTTCAAATTCGGATAAGTAA
- a CDS encoding transporter: MLDVVSLWPISIEYQIELGQENRLMIESRGLRLVSIVVFCCMVEHLAADDLSTVERIFAVGSSQHFYRHHTECSRGTLLQWDDAAPLAGGPNLEEPLVTDRPDFTEASSTVGLGVTQLEFGYTYTYDNNAGASTRSQSFGEPLLRHGIVDDWLELRVALFPVEQQTTVVGATDSTSGTEDLYVGFKIGLTPQQGILPEMALIPQMNLPTGSSAFTSDLIEPGLNWIYGWEINDFISTAGSTQGNRRADATTGQDYLEMAQSWTFAYSCTEELGAYTEWFALIPNNADTDQTQHYFNGGFTYLISSDVQFDIRAGVGLNDAADDYFLGTGLSIRMR, from the coding sequence GTGCTGGATGTCGTGAGTTTATGGCCGATCTCCATTGAGTACCAAATCGAACTTGGACAGGAGAATCGACTCATGATCGAGTCACGAGGCCTCAGGCTTGTGAGCATCGTGGTGTTCTGTTGCATGGTTGAACATCTGGCGGCGGATGATCTGTCAACTGTGGAACGGATTTTTGCGGTTGGTTCTTCGCAGCACTTCTATCGGCACCACACTGAATGTTCCCGCGGTACCCTGCTGCAGTGGGACGATGCCGCTCCTCTCGCAGGGGGGCCGAACCTGGAGGAACCGCTGGTCACTGATCGACCGGACTTCACCGAAGCTTCATCGACTGTCGGTCTCGGAGTGACGCAGCTGGAATTCGGATATACGTACACGTACGACAATAACGCCGGCGCCAGCACCCGCAGCCAGTCATTTGGCGAACCGCTGTTGCGGCACGGGATTGTGGATGACTGGCTGGAACTTCGAGTTGCCCTGTTTCCTGTGGAACAGCAGACAACTGTGGTTGGGGCAACAGACTCCACATCCGGCACTGAAGATCTCTATGTCGGTTTCAAGATCGGACTCACTCCGCAGCAGGGAATCCTGCCGGAGATGGCATTGATTCCTCAGATGAATCTGCCCACTGGAAGTTCGGCGTTTACATCCGACCTGATTGAACCCGGTCTGAACTGGATCTATGGCTGGGAAATCAATGACTTCATATCAACCGCCGGTTCTACCCAGGGAAATCGTCGAGCTGATGCGACAACCGGACAGGATTATCTTGAAATGGCTCAGTCCTGGACGTTTGCCTACTCCTGCACTGAAGAACTGGGTGCTTACACGGAATGGTTCGCCCTGATTCCGAACAATGCGGATACAGATCAGACGCAGCACTATTTTAACGGTGGATTTACGTACCTGATCAGCAGTGATGTGCAGTTCGACATCCGCGCCGGAGTGGGACTCAACGATGCCGCCGACGATTATTTTTTGGGGACCGGGCTGTCAATTCGTATGCGGTAA
- a CDS encoding cupin domain-containing protein produces the protein MNNLFEEIPNSLPKELVEVLAENSDVRIERIVSTGHSSPADFWYDQPRHEWVVLLKGEARLLFEDDEESLHMKPGDFLNIAAYQKHRVEWTTPHEPTVWLGVLYGQ, from the coding sequence GTGAACAATCTGTTTGAGGAAATTCCAAATTCGCTGCCCAAAGAACTTGTGGAAGTCCTTGCCGAAAACAGTGATGTTCGAATTGAGCGAATCGTTTCCACCGGTCACAGCAGCCCTGCAGATTTTTGGTACGATCAACCCAGGCATGAATGGGTTGTGTTACTGAAAGGAGAAGCCAGGCTGCTGTTTGAGGATGATGAAGAATCGCTCCACATGAAGCCTGGTGATTTCCTCAACATTGCCGCGTATCAAAAGCACCGGGTGGAATGGACAACACCCCACGAACCGACTGTCTGGCTGGGGGTGCTCTATGGTCAGTGA
- a CDS encoding DUF1643 domain-containing protein produces MQPFIPAEELKQKYGIFGHFYSVKLASKEVVHCRSVLEIVSKVRIPADRQAVSGFRPDAVFIMMNPGSSKPLVEVNSCIRVRAIGSLPITLVPTKPDTTQYQVMRLMQLRDWSHVRVLNLSDLRCSRSVEFFTLFERLEDELNFESHSVFSEARTKELSLKIPRSRKTLIVLAWGLSDRLTPLIDRCMTRLPQGKRVIGLLKSGTSNRYRHPLPSLQRDQRKWLEQIVRQFDE; encoded by the coding sequence ATGCAGCCATTTATTCCTGCCGAAGAATTGAAGCAGAAATACGGAATCTTCGGTCACTTCTATTCGGTCAAACTTGCTTCAAAGGAGGTCGTTCACTGCCGCAGCGTACTGGAGATTGTGAGTAAAGTCCGGATTCCGGCGGATCGCCAGGCCGTTTCAGGATTTCGTCCTGATGCTGTGTTCATCATGATGAATCCCGGTTCTTCCAAGCCGTTGGTTGAGGTTAACAGCTGCATCCGTGTCAGAGCGATCGGCAGTTTACCCATCACGCTGGTTCCCACGAAGCCTGACACGACGCAGTATCAGGTGATGCGACTGATGCAGCTCCGAGACTGGAGCCATGTGAGAGTGCTGAATCTTTCAGACCTCCGCTGCTCCAGGAGTGTCGAATTCTTTACGCTCTTTGAGCGTTTGGAAGACGAGTTAAACTTTGAATCTCACAGCGTCTTTTCTGAAGCCAGAACCAAAGAATTGTCGCTCAAGATTCCGCGAAGTCGGAAAACTTTGATTGTCCTTGCTTGGGGGCTCAGTGACAGGCTGACCCCACTGATTGATCGCTGCATGACGAGACTTCCGCAGGGGAAGAGGGTGATTGGCCTGCTGAAGTCTGGTACAAGCAACAGGTACCGCCATCCGTTGCCATCACTCCAGAGAGACCAGCGGAAATGGCTGGAACAGATCGTTCGGCAATTCGACGAGTAG
- a CDS encoding M81 family metallopeptidase, which yields MRIATGGIVHETSTCVDTRTTLNHFEHGRGIVRGAAILEIFRGANVQTGGFIAAADEHGFELVPLLRASAFPGGLIRRDDYEAIRGELIDRLRAAGPVDGVLLELHGAMVVEGIDDGDGDVIAAVREVVGANVPIGVPQDLHGNHTKRRVEVADAIVGYDTFPHVDMSDRGQEAAEIVLQTIKGEIQPTMAIHQLPMFWGTARQITGQPPWTEVIERVHEMERRPGVVSMTVATGFPWSDVPEVGSSVIAVTDNNQQLAQDLVDELGEWIWKNRQLWYSPPLSVRDALAEGERISQYPIILADHTDNTGGGSPGDSTEVLRTFLDMKLSDALLLYMVDEQVAKQAHEAGTGGCIRVSLGGKSSPVQGAPVEAEAEVIAVSDGAFAYDGPMYAGLRGTMGTSAWIRIAGVSVVVVCTREQPFDQAFARSLGIDCSKMKYICVKSSAHFRAAFEPIAGSIHNVDAAGIHTHDFAKLPHTKRTRQVFPVDILPEK from the coding sequence GTGAGAATCGCAACCGGTGGAATCGTTCATGAGACAAGTACGTGCGTGGATACGCGAACGACCCTGAACCACTTTGAACACGGCCGCGGCATCGTAAGGGGCGCAGCAATCCTGGAAATCTTTCGGGGTGCAAATGTTCAGACCGGTGGATTCATCGCAGCTGCGGACGAGCATGGATTCGAGCTTGTTCCACTGCTGAGAGCATCGGCGTTTCCTGGAGGACTGATTCGTCGCGATGATTATGAGGCAATCCGGGGTGAACTGATCGACCGGCTTCGGGCGGCAGGACCGGTCGACGGAGTCCTGCTGGAACTGCACGGGGCAATGGTTGTCGAAGGGATTGATGACGGGGATGGAGACGTCATCGCAGCCGTCCGGGAGGTCGTCGGTGCAAACGTCCCGATTGGTGTACCACAGGACCTGCACGGCAATCATACGAAACGACGAGTCGAAGTCGCAGATGCGATCGTGGGATACGATACGTTCCCTCACGTGGACATGTCTGATCGTGGCCAGGAAGCTGCAGAAATCGTCTTACAAACAATAAAAGGTGAAATTCAGCCGACAATGGCAATTCATCAGTTGCCAATGTTTTGGGGTACCGCACGTCAAATCACCGGTCAGCCGCCGTGGACCGAAGTCATCGAACGCGTGCACGAAATGGAGCGTCGTCCCGGAGTAGTCAGCATGACAGTCGCCACAGGATTTCCATGGTCTGACGTTCCGGAAGTCGGCAGTTCGGTGATCGCCGTTACGGACAACAATCAGCAACTCGCCCAGGACCTGGTCGACGAACTGGGTGAATGGATCTGGAAAAATCGCCAACTCTGGTATTCACCGCCATTGTCAGTCCGTGATGCACTGGCGGAGGGAGAACGCATCAGCCAATACCCGATCATTTTAGCGGACCACACAGACAATACCGGAGGTGGGTCTCCGGGCGATTCCACCGAGGTGCTCCGCACATTTCTGGACATGAAACTTTCAGACGCATTGCTGCTGTACATGGTGGACGAACAGGTTGCAAAGCAGGCGCATGAAGCCGGAACCGGCGGCTGCATTCGGGTCTCTCTCGGTGGCAAGTCGTCACCGGTTCAGGGGGCCCCTGTCGAGGCAGAAGCCGAAGTGATTGCGGTATCAGACGGAGCATTCGCTTACGACGGACCCATGTATGCGGGTCTCAGAGGGACGATGGGAACGTCCGCATGGATTCGGATTGCGGGTGTATCGGTCGTGGTCGTGTGTACCCGGGAACAGCCGTTTGACCAGGCATTCGCACGCTCTCTGGGCATCGACTGTTCGAAAATGAAGTACATTTGTGTCAAGTCGTCCGCTCATTTCCGCGCCGCTTTTGAGCCGATCGCCGGTTCCATTCACAACGTCGACGCGGCTGGCATCCACACCCATGACTTTGCAAAGCTTCCCCATACCAAACGCACCCGGCAGGTATTCCCGGTGGATATCCTTCCCGAGAAATAA
- a CDS encoding thiamine pyrophosphate-binding protein produces MTRMTGSQFISETFQGYGISHLFVMPYVLNPVLRDCEQLGIRRIMCHSEKGAAYMADAHARIRRRPAVCMSQSVGAANLAAGLQDAYLACSPVVALTGRLEQMKQHRNAYQEIDHQGPFSAVTQFDAHVSCAGELPFFLRQAFRQATTGTPGPVHLDLDALDGTIVADEEADLEVIVEEQFTRIPPFRPEPESALIHKALKLLSEAQRPIIVAGGGVTTSQAEDVLVEFAEKLSIPVATALNAKMAIPWNHPLAVGVPGLYSRSCANKAVCEADLVFFIGSHTGGQVTHEWRIPPVGTPVIQLDINPAEIGRSYPVQVGIQGDVQASLQKFLQYAETPAPRNQWLERVQQLVKDWKGEVAPLVNSDEIPMRPERLCRELSDALPHDAVLVSDTGHAGIWAGTIVDLKHADQTFLRCSGSLGWGIPAAIGAKCAVPDRPVVCFTGDAGVYYHLTELDTALRFGINTVTVINNNSSLNQEQGGVEATYGSRVRGSDELWMLSDIDFDKVAESMGCFGVQVNHPSEFAAALEQALSCGRPAVVDVKTHIEGIAPEAWLPSR; encoded by the coding sequence ATGACACGCATGACCGGAAGTCAGTTTATCAGTGAGACGTTTCAGGGCTACGGAATCAGTCATCTGTTCGTAATGCCCTATGTGTTGAATCCTGTGCTGCGTGACTGCGAGCAGCTTGGGATTCGACGCATCATGTGCCACAGTGAGAAGGGCGCGGCTTACATGGCAGACGCCCATGCACGCATCAGGCGCCGACCGGCCGTCTGTATGTCTCAGTCCGTTGGAGCGGCCAACCTGGCAGCCGGACTGCAGGACGCCTACCTGGCCTGTTCCCCGGTCGTTGCGCTGACAGGTCGTCTTGAGCAAATGAAACAGCATCGAAATGCGTACCAGGAAATCGACCATCAGGGACCTTTTTCAGCAGTGACTCAGTTTGATGCCCATGTAAGCTGTGCAGGGGAACTTCCGTTCTTTCTGCGTCAGGCTTTCCGCCAGGCGACGACAGGCACTCCCGGCCCTGTCCATCTGGATCTTGACGCACTTGACGGGACGATTGTCGCCGATGAGGAAGCCGATCTGGAAGTGATTGTCGAAGAACAGTTCACTCGCATTCCGCCGTTTCGCCCTGAACCCGAATCAGCATTAATTCACAAAGCGCTCAAGCTCCTGTCTGAGGCACAGCGCCCAATCATTGTCGCCGGAGGAGGAGTCACAACATCTCAGGCAGAAGATGTATTGGTTGAATTTGCGGAAAAGCTGTCGATTCCCGTGGCCACAGCTCTGAATGCTAAAATGGCTATTCCCTGGAATCATCCTCTGGCCGTTGGTGTCCCGGGGCTGTATTCACGCAGCTGCGCCAATAAAGCAGTCTGCGAGGCAGATCTGGTATTCTTCATTGGCAGCCACACCGGTGGCCAGGTAACCCATGAATGGCGTATTCCGCCTGTTGGAACGCCCGTCATTCAACTTGATATCAACCCGGCCGAAATCGGCCGCTCCTATCCTGTCCAGGTGGGTATACAGGGAGATGTCCAGGCATCACTGCAAAAATTTCTCCAATACGCCGAGACACCGGCACCTCGCAACCAATGGCTGGAGCGTGTTCAACAACTTGTCAAAGACTGGAAAGGGGAAGTGGCTCCGCTGGTCAACTCTGACGAAATCCCGATGCGTCCTGAGCGTCTTTGTCGGGAATTATCTGACGCACTCCCCCACGATGCAGTCCTCGTGTCAGATACCGGACACGCGGGAATCTGGGCCGGAACAATTGTCGATCTCAAACACGCCGATCAGACGTTCCTCCGATGCTCCGGATCTCTGGGCTGGGGGATCCCGGCAGCGATCGGGGCCAAATGCGCTGTTCCCGACCGTCCCGTCGTTTGCTTTACCGGTGACGCCGGAGTGTATTACCACCTGACAGAACTGGACACTGCCCTTCGCTTTGGGATTAACACCGTCACCGTTATTAATAACAACAGCTCACTCAATCAGGAACAGGGCGGGGTAGAGGCTACTTACGGCAGCAGAGTACGAGGATCGGATGAGCTCTGGATGTTGTCCGACATTGATTTTGACAAGGTCGCCGAGTCAATGGGCTGCTTTGGTGTCCAGGTGAACCATCCTTCCGAGTTTGCCGCAGCTCTTGAACAGGCATTATCCTGTGGAAGGCCGGCGGTTGTGGATGTCAAGACACACATCGAGGGCATCGCACCGGAGGCCTGGCTTCCATCACGTTGA
- a CDS encoding SDR family oxidoreductase, with product MQTSQNRNREPRLLGKVAIVTGGGSHEEQVGTGRATAVCLAQEGAKVLVADVSRENAVRTVNEITDKFGGEASVFTGDTTTGADCLAMVAAAVQKYGGLHVLVNNLGYGGRSSNEGISRRISGIDDDDWDRGFDFNLKSAMLASKHAIPAMIDSGGGSIINFSSCDAIAAAIHCGAPYSVSKGALHMLTKTTAAWHGRDGIRANCIAPGHLHSAYTVDFDSAHQERRRQVVPLGTEGTPWDVAWATVFLASDESRWISGVILPVDGGLFAAQPLLGHDFITGVDPFNNPADSAAE from the coding sequence ATGCAGACCAGTCAGAACAGGAATCGCGAACCCCGACTACTCGGCAAGGTTGCCATCGTTACCGGTGGTGGCAGCCATGAAGAGCAGGTCGGTACCGGAAGAGCAACCGCGGTCTGTTTGGCCCAGGAGGGGGCAAAAGTTCTCGTCGCCGATGTGTCCAGAGAAAATGCGGTGCGCACCGTTAACGAAATCACAGATAAATTCGGAGGCGAGGCGTCAGTATTCACAGGCGACACAACAACAGGTGCAGACTGTCTGGCTATGGTCGCAGCAGCAGTGCAGAAATATGGTGGTCTGCACGTACTGGTTAACAATCTGGGTTACGGCGGCAGAAGCAGCAATGAAGGGATCAGCCGGCGTATTTCCGGGATCGACGACGACGACTGGGACCGGGGATTCGATTTCAACCTTAAAAGCGCTATGCTGGCCAGCAAGCATGCAATTCCGGCGATGATTGATTCCGGGGGAGGGTCAATCATTAATTTCTCATCATGTGACGCAATAGCTGCAGCCATTCATTGCGGTGCTCCGTATTCCGTCTCAAAAGGAGCGCTGCACATGTTGACGAAAACGACCGCAGCATGGCATGGCCGAGACGGAATTCGTGCCAACTGCATCGCGCCTGGTCATCTTCATTCAGCGTATACTGTCGATTTCGATTCGGCCCATCAGGAACGAAGACGTCAGGTCGTCCCTCTGGGAACTGAGGGAACTCCCTGGGATGTCGCATGGGCAACTGTGTTTCTCGCCAGCGATGAATCGCGCTGGATCTCCGGTGTGATTTTGCCGGTCGATGGAGGACTCTTTGCCGCGCAGCCGCTGCTCGGTCATGATTTCATTACGGGCGTCGATCCGTTCAATAATCCCGCAGACTCAGCAGCTGAATGA
- a CDS encoding dipeptidase, translating to MSQPLIIDLHLDLAWDALFWNRDLTLTAHEVREQEEQDIPQVAAGFDTGLCSVTFPEMRRGSVGIMLSTIMSRIEPRYLNGRRDGMRTQEQAMAVGRGHLAWYQAMARRGDIKPVRGLNDLDEAVSAWENPADNTPIYHILSMESADPIVDPDDVGFWWDAGLRVVGPAHFGHNTYIHGTFTEGGLKPAAKPLYKAMSDAGMILDITHMADQAVWESFDLWDGPIMASHCTCRSIVPGQRHLTDDMIRELIRRDGIIGLVFCQFFIDPEVQWENRPSRKTWVSKYGMSGLLPHIENISNLADGSLANIAIGTDMDGGFGAEITPTDVDTIADLQGLAGVLRQAGVNDGDINGVLHANALRFFRNAWAD from the coding sequence ATGTCACAACCTTTAATCATTGATCTGCATCTTGACCTTGCGTGGGACGCCTTGTTTTGGAACCGGGACCTGACTCTGACTGCGCATGAGGTTCGGGAACAGGAGGAACAGGACATCCCCCAGGTCGCAGCTGGTTTCGATACCGGATTATGCAGTGTGACATTTCCGGAGATGCGCCGCGGCAGTGTCGGCATCATGCTCAGCACGATCATGTCGCGGATTGAGCCACGGTATCTCAACGGTCGCCGTGACGGCATGCGCACACAGGAACAGGCCATGGCCGTTGGACGTGGTCATCTGGCGTGGTATCAGGCGATGGCACGGCGGGGCGATATCAAGCCCGTCCGAGGACTCAATGACCTCGATGAAGCTGTCAGTGCCTGGGAGAATCCTGCGGACAACACGCCCATTTACCACATTCTGTCGATGGAAAGCGCCGATCCGATTGTGGACCCTGACGACGTGGGATTCTGGTGGGATGCAGGTCTGCGCGTCGTTGGTCCTGCACATTTTGGTCACAACACGTACATACACGGCACGTTCACTGAGGGCGGTCTCAAACCGGCCGCGAAACCTCTGTACAAAGCTATGAGTGATGCGGGAATGATTCTGGACATTACTCATATGGCGGATCAGGCCGTGTGGGAGTCGTTCGACTTATGGGACGGTCCGATCATGGCCTCACACTGCACCTGCAGATCCATTGTGCCGGGACAGCGTCATTTGACCGACGACATGATTCGCGAACTCATCCGTCGTGACGGAATTATTGGCCTGGTGTTTTGTCAGTTTTTCATCGATCCTGAGGTGCAGTGGGAAAATCGCCCCTCCAGAAAAACGTGGGTCTCAAAGTATGGGATGTCAGGATTACTTCCGCATATTGAAAACATTTCGAACCTGGCAGACGGTTCACTGGCCAATATCGCGATCGGGACCGACATGGATGGCGGATTTGGAGCTGAGATTACTCCGACGGACGTTGACACAATCGCCGATTTGCAGGGCCTGGCAGGTGTGTTACGCCAGGCAGGAGTCAACGATGGTGACATCAACGGTGTCCTGCATGCCAATGCTTTGCGCTTCTTCAGAAATGCGTGGGCGGACTGA
- a CDS encoding Gfo/Idh/MocA family oxidoreductase, whose translation MKQSSRRRFLSSAAAAGILTAAGSSTPAAGRVSSNDQIAVALIGFRGMGMGHVRRIASNTGAQAVALCDIDDSVLARGFETVRDLAGNTPDTTRDFRDIIDNSSIDAVVIATPHHWHCPIAVPALLAGKDVYVEKPASHVFHEGRLLVDAARKNKCIVQHGTQMRSSPVTAEAAEILDSGILGEIKVTKAWNVQNQGFAKPVPDGGEPSGIDYDRWLGPANLRPFNKNRFHRTWRLFREYGNGDFGDDGAHDLDLATFGLGVSEHPVRITAHGSNVNPPGYREFPDNMNVSFEYADGRVLIYEDRLFTPYGLHGVDSGNAFYGTEGYMIFSRRGFFRTYLGRKEKPGPKSGESGRVGTPIPSHMQNFLNSIRTREPTKTGAEIAHRTSALIHLGEIAYRTRTVLEFDPETERVTNSPKANAMLTKQYREPFGLPDRI comes from the coding sequence ATGAAACAATCATCGCGCCGCCGCTTTCTTTCTTCAGCCGCTGCTGCGGGAATCCTGACTGCCGCCGGCAGTTCAACTCCAGCCGCCGGCCGGGTCTCTTCGAACGATCAGATTGCTGTCGCACTGATCGGATTCAGAGGAATGGGGATGGGGCATGTCCGGCGAATTGCCTCCAATACCGGCGCACAGGCTGTCGCTTTGTGTGACATCGACGATTCCGTGCTGGCCCGCGGATTTGAAACCGTCAGGGATCTGGCCGGCAACACTCCTGACACGACACGTGACTTTCGCGATATTATTGACAATTCTTCGATTGATGCCGTTGTGATCGCCACCCCGCACCACTGGCATTGTCCGATTGCCGTTCCCGCACTGCTGGCCGGCAAAGATGTTTATGTGGAAAAACCAGCCAGTCACGTGTTCCATGAAGGACGGCTGCTGGTGGATGCCGCCCGCAAAAACAAATGTATCGTACAGCACGGTACTCAGATGCGTTCCAGTCCTGTGACCGCAGAAGCAGCAGAAATCCTTGACTCCGGTATTCTCGGCGAAATCAAAGTCACTAAGGCATGGAATGTTCAGAATCAGGGCTTCGCGAAGCCGGTTCCGGACGGCGGGGAACCATCCGGAATCGACTACGATCGCTGGCTGGGACCGGCGAACCTTCGTCCTTTCAACAAGAATCGATTTCATCGCACCTGGCGTTTATTTCGGGAATACGGTAACGGCGACTTTGGCGACGATGGCGCTCATGATCTGGACCTGGCCACGTTCGGACTGGGCGTATCCGAACATCCCGTCCGGATCACGGCTCACGGCAGCAATGTGAATCCTCCGGGTTATCGTGAGTTTCCGGACAACATGAATGTCTCGTTTGAATACGCCGACGGTCGAGTGCTGATTTACGAAGATCGGCTGTTCACACCCTATGGACTGCACGGCGTGGACAGCGGCAACGCATTCTATGGCACAGAAGGCTACATGATTTTCTCACGCCGCGGATTTTTCAGAACATACCTGGGCAGGAAAGAGAAGCCCGGACCAAAGTCCGGTGAATCCGGACGCGTCGGCACGCCGATCCCCAGTCACATGCAGAATTTCCTGAACAGCATTCGCACGCGTGAACCAACCAAGACCGGCGCCGAGATCGCTCACCGAACCAGCGCCCTGATTCACCTCGGAGAAATCGCGTATCGGACTCGAACAGTGCTGGAGTTCGATCCGGAGACGGAACGAGTGACCAACAGCCCGAAGGCAAATGCGATGCTCACCAAGCAGTATCGAGAACCGTTCGGACTACCAGATCGGATTTAA